A stretch of Faecalibacterium duncaniae DNA encodes these proteins:
- the yedF gene encoding sulfurtransferase-like selenium metabolism protein YedF — translation MIKIDARGDACPLPVVKAKKAIAELHGPGEVEVLVDNEIAVQNLTKMAQQKGYLSSSEKLAEQEYRVRFTIKDTPAAETAVPGKVKQQAEAETCIPDARTDTVVVIASDKMGEGAEELGKTLLKAFVFSLTQQDKLPKTILFYNGGASLTCEGSPMLEDLKALEAEGVEILTCGTCLNYYGITEKLAVGGVTNMYVIAEKMLNAGNVVKP, via the coding sequence ATGATCAAGATCGATGCCCGTGGAGATGCCTGTCCGCTGCCCGTGGTCAAGGCCAAAAAGGCCATTGCAGAGCTGCACGGCCCCGGCGAGGTGGAAGTGCTGGTGGACAATGAGATCGCTGTCCAGAACCTGACCAAGATGGCCCAGCAGAAGGGCTATCTGTCCAGCTCCGAAAAACTGGCCGAGCAGGAATACCGTGTCCGCTTTACCATCAAGGACACGCCTGCTGCGGAAACCGCTGTGCCGGGCAAGGTGAAACAGCAGGCAGAAGCGGAAACCTGCATCCCGGATGCCCGCACCGATACAGTGGTGGTCATCGCGTCCGACAAGATGGGGGAGGGGGCCGAGGAGCTGGGCAAGACCCTGCTCAAGGCCTTCGTGTTTTCCCTGACCCAGCAGGACAAGCTGCCCAAGACGATCCTCTTCTATAACGGCGGCGCGTCCCTGACCTGTGAGGGTTCGCCCATGCTGGAAGACCTGAAGGCACTGGAAGCTGAGGGCGTGGAGATCCTGACCTGCGGCACCTGCCTGAACTACTACGGCATAACGGAAAAGCTGGCCGTGGGCGGCGTGACCAATATGTATGTCATCGCTGAAAAGATGCTGAACGCCGGGAACGTGGTCAAGCCGTGA
- a CDS encoding aminotransferase class V-fold PLP-dependent enzyme, with protein MIYLDNAATTLYKPPEVGQAMLDALQTAGNPGRGAHAPTLHASRIVYETREALAQLFHAEGPACIAFASNATQALNTAINGLFGPGDHVITTVCEHNSVLRPLYRLQRQGGEVSFVDVDANGVLCYAQFEQLLRPNTRGVVVTGASNVTGNRTDLAFVSAFAKKHGLLFLVDAAQTAGAMPVDVQALGIDVLCFTGHKALLGPQGTGGLYVRPGLQVAPLVVGGSGVHSFDERHPVEMPTALEAGTLNVPGIAGLGAGVRWLLTQGVEALETKENALARLFYETVREIPGVRLYGDFTAPRAPIVSLNLAGEDSARVADALWEEYGICVRAGAHCAPLMHKALGTVEQGVVRFSFSHTNTREEALAAARAVRSLAEE; from the coding sequence GTGATCTACCTTGACAACGCCGCAACCACCTTGTACAAGCCCCCGGAGGTGGGGCAGGCAATGCTGGATGCGTTGCAGACAGCGGGCAACCCGGGCCGTGGAGCCCATGCGCCCACCCTGCACGCCTCCCGCATCGTCTACGAGACCCGGGAAGCGCTGGCCCAGCTCTTCCACGCCGAAGGCCCGGCCTGCATCGCCTTTGCATCCAATGCGACCCAGGCGCTGAACACGGCCATCAACGGGCTCTTTGGCCCGGGGGATCATGTCATCACTACGGTCTGTGAGCACAATTCCGTCCTGCGGCCCCTCTACCGCCTCCAAAGGCAGGGGGGTGAGGTGAGTTTTGTGGATGTGGACGCAAACGGTGTGCTCTGCTATGCGCAGTTTGAGCAGCTGCTCCGTCCAAACACCAGGGGAGTGGTTGTGACCGGTGCTTCCAATGTCACCGGAAACCGCACGGACCTGGCGTTCGTATCCGCTTTTGCAAAAAAGCACGGCCTGTTGTTTCTCGTGGATGCCGCCCAGACAGCGGGTGCCATGCCGGTGGATGTGCAGGCCCTGGGGATCGATGTGCTCTGCTTTACCGGGCACAAGGCGCTGCTGGGCCCGCAGGGCACCGGCGGGCTGTATGTCCGGCCCGGGCTGCAGGTTGCCCCCCTTGTGGTGGGCGGCAGCGGAGTCCACAGCTTTGATGAACGCCACCCCGTCGAAATGCCCACTGCTTTGGAAGCCGGAACGCTGAATGTGCCGGGGATCGCCGGGCTGGGGGCCGGGGTGCGCTGGCTCCTGACACAGGGCGTGGAAGCGTTGGAAACAAAAGAAAATGCGCTTGCACGCCTGTTTTACGAAACTGTCCGGGAAATTCCCGGTGTGCGGCTTTATGGTGACTTCACTGCGCCGCGTGCGCCCATCGTCTCACTGAACCTGGCGGGCGAGGATTCCGCCCGGGTGGCGGATGCGCTCTGGGAAGAGTACGGCATCTGTGTGCGGGCCGGTGCGCACTGTGCTCCGCTGATGCACAAGGCGCTGGGCACCGTGGAGCAGGGTGTGGTGCGGTTCAGCTTCTCCCACACCAACACCCGGGAGGAGGCGCTTGCCGCTGCCCGTGCGGTGCGCAGCCTGGCGGAGGAATAA
- a CDS encoding XdhC family protein, which yields MGNRSFFNALHDREGDFLLATVLEGPSQGERVLLRNTAPVWPEKLPAFWGEHLPALAAVTSSGILKSAGHRIFVERFGAAPRLVVCGGGHVGASVVRLAKLLGLPVTALEDRPEFAEELRQAGADAVLCLPFTEGLAQIPGGQETYFVVVTRAHSCDIACLRSILQKPAAYVGMMGSRKRAALVHTQLAELGLPQERIDALHAPIGLSIGAKTAQEIALSILAEIVSVKNSRQQTEGFSPALLAALEQQTAPAVLATIVGRHGSTPREEGSKMLVLPDGSAVGSVGGGIMEYRTQQLARELLEPGAAPCRLAAFTTEGASDAAAIAACGGSMEVFLQRLEPEG from the coding sequence ATGGGAAACCGTTCTTTTTTCAATGCACTCCATGACCGGGAGGGGGATTTTCTGCTGGCCACGGTGCTGGAAGGCCCGTCGCAGGGGGAACGTGTCCTGCTGCGGAACACAGCACCGGTCTGGCCGGAGAAACTGCCTGCGTTCTGGGGGGAGCATCTGCCTGCCCTGGCGGCTGTGACCTCCAGTGGAATTCTGAAATCAGCCGGACATCGCATCTTTGTGGAACGCTTTGGCGCGGCTCCGCGGCTTGTGGTCTGCGGCGGCGGCCATGTGGGCGCGTCGGTGGTGCGGCTGGCAAAGCTGCTGGGCCTGCCGGTCACAGCGCTGGAGGACCGCCCCGAGTTTGCGGAGGAGCTGCGTCAGGCCGGGGCCGATGCTGTGCTCTGCCTGCCCTTTACAGAGGGGCTTGCGCAGATCCCCGGCGGGCAGGAGACATACTTTGTGGTCGTGACCCGTGCCCACAGCTGTGATATTGCCTGCCTGCGTTCTATTCTGCAAAAGCCCGCCGCCTATGTGGGCATGATGGGCAGCCGGAAGCGTGCGGCTCTGGTGCACACACAACTGGCCGAGCTGGGGCTGCCGCAAGAGCGCATTGATGCCCTGCACGCGCCCATTGGGCTTTCCATTGGCGCAAAAACCGCACAGGAGATTGCACTTTCTATTCTTGCGGAGATCGTCTCCGTTAAAAACAGCCGCCAGCAGACCGAGGGCTTTTCCCCGGCGCTGCTGGCCGCGCTGGAACAGCAGACCGCCCCGGCGGTGCTGGCGACCATCGTAGGCCGCCATGGCTCCACGCCACGGGAGGAAGGCTCCAAGATGTTGGTCCTGCCCGATGGCTCTGCCGTGGGCAGCGTGGGCGGCGGCATCATGGAGTACCGCACCCAGCAGCTGGCGCGGGAATTGCTGGAGCCGGGGGCTGCCCCGTGCAGGCTGGCTGCCTTTACCACAGAGGGGGCCAGCGATGCCGCCGCCATTGCGGCCTGCGGCGGCTCCATGGAAGTCTTTTTGCAGCGTCTGGAACCGGAGGGATGA
- a CDS encoding DUF3343 domain-containing protein, with product MRAKRPYIVLSFRTTVEAMAWEKHCEAERIPGRLIPLPRELSAGCGLAWRMPPEDWQLWQSRIDPAAYDAAAVVEQ from the coding sequence ATGCGTGCAAAGAGACCCTATATCGTGTTATCCTTCCGCACCACAGTGGAAGCGATGGCATGGGAAAAACACTGCGAAGCGGAACGCATCCCCGGGCGGCTCATTCCGCTGCCCCGGGAGCTCTCTGCCGGGTGCGGCCTTGCGTGGCGGATGCCGCCCGAGGACTGGCAGCTGTGGCAGAGCCGCATCGACCCCGCTGCCTATGATGCCGCAGCGGTGGTAGAACAATAA